The proteins below are encoded in one region of Clostridia bacterium:
- a CDS encoding response regulator: MVKAQVLIVDDQEGIRQLLHETCHLLGYKALTAKSGVEALALAQKHDFQLALVDLKMPGLDGFSTMERLLAVENRLNLIAMSGYGEMELNDFPPHLKVAAIMKKPFDLMELKSLLEKNLKK, translated from the coding sequence ATGGTAAAAGCTCAAGTCTTAATCGTGGATGATCAAGAAGGAATACGGCAATTATTACACGAAACGTGTCACCTGTTAGGCTATAAGGCATTAACCGCCAAGTCGGGGGTTGAAGCACTAGCTTTGGCCCAAAAACATGATTTCCAATTAGCTTTGGTAGATCTAAAGATGCCGGGTTTAGATGGTTTTAGTACTATGGAGCGTCTTTTGGCGGTGGAAAATCGACTTAATCTTATCGCCATGAGTGGTTATGGTGAAATGGAATTAAATGATTTCCCTCCTCATTTAAAAGTAGCGGCTATTATGAAAAAACCTTTTGATTTGATGGAACTAAAATCTCTTTTGGAAAAAAATTTAAAGAAATAA
- a CDS encoding peptidoglycan bridge formation glycyltransferase FemA/FemB family protein yields the protein MYFFRLLDETEKETYNRFLLTAPKTHVLQTWEWGELKSKGAWQAYRFLVEDRQKPVAGISILSRRLPVIGKVIFYAPRGPVGDLTNREVMDFLFASLKKFAREKGAIFLKIDPDIPADETQIKDYFAARGFVLVSTRDGFSGIQPKFVFRLDLTPDEETLLANFHSKTRYNIRLAKRRGVVIKEDCTAADLTIFYNLLQETTERNNFLVRSFDYFTQMWDCLYPAGYLKLFLAYYQDKPIAGTLAYLFGDTAWYIYGASSNQHRRVMPNYLLQWTMIKWAKANGCKVYDFRGISGDLSPDNPLYGLYRFKKGFKGTFTEFVGEYDLVFAPFYYRMWTSWEPLYQKNIRRLLNWKRALFKGD from the coding sequence ATGTATTTTTTTCGCTTATTAGACGAAACGGAAAAAGAGACTTATAATCGGTTTTTGTTAACAGCACCTAAAACTCATGTTTTGCAAACTTGGGAATGGGGTGAATTAAAAAGCAAAGGAGCCTGGCAGGCTTATCGTTTTTTAGTGGAAGATAGACAAAAACCAGTAGCGGGAATTAGTATTTTATCTCGTCGTTTGCCGGTAATTGGTAAAGTTATTTTCTATGCTCCACGCGGACCTGTGGGAGATTTAACTAATCGGGAAGTAATGGATTTTTTGTTTGCTTCGCTGAAAAAATTTGCCCGGGAAAAAGGGGCTATTTTTTTAAAAATTGACCCCGATATTCCTGCTGATGAAACGCAAATAAAAGATTATTTTGCGGCACGCGGTTTTGTGTTGGTGAGTACCCGAGACGGATTTTCCGGAATTCAGCCAAAATTTGTTTTTCGTTTGGATTTAACACCTGATGAAGAAACACTTTTGGCTAATTTTCATTCTAAAACCCGTTATAATATTCGTTTGGCCAAACGCAGGGGGGTTGTGATTAAAGAAGACTGTACAGCAGCGGATTTGACTATTTTTTATAATTTACTGCAAGAGACTACAGAACGTAATAATTTTTTGGTGCGTTCCTTTGATTATTTTACTCAAATGTGGGATTGTCTGTATCCGGCAGGTTATTTAAAATTATTTTTAGCTTATTATCAGGATAAGCCGATTGCTGGTACTTTGGCATATCTTTTTGGGGATACTGCTTGGTATATTTATGGGGCTTCTTCGAATCAGCACCGCCGCGTGATGCCTAATTATTTGCTGCAGTGGACGATGATTAAATGGGCGAAAGCCAATGGCTGTAAGGTATATGATTTTCGCGGTATTTCTGGTGATCTTTCACCAGATAATCCTTTATATGGCTTATATCGTTTTAAAAAAGGCTTCAAGGGTACGTTTACTGAATTTGTAGGCGAATATGATTTAGTTTTTGCACCTTTTTATTATCGGATGTGGACAAGCTGGGAGCCTCTTTATCAGAAAAATATTAGAAGGTTGCTTAATTGGAAAAGGGCCTTGTTCAAGGGGGATTAA
- the alr gene encoding alanine racemase, with protein sequence MLAAANLPCWLEVDLEALKYNYELIRERIGPQVKLLAVVKADAYGHGLVPVSLFLEKLGVEMLGVTTAEEGLILRTAGVRVPILVFRPFFPEELALYVEHDLTATIADLAAVLQVEKWFAEHEGKLKVHLKVETGLGRYGLWPKEVVPAAQRLLQIPEVNIEGVYSHLASAMQKNKSYAKRQFKLFGQACQALEEIGLKNFIRHIANSAAVLDLPEMYLEMVRVGTLLYGQYPEPRQRKIVELKETGTFKAKVVYIRDLPRGYTVGYQRAFKTRRTTPVAVLPVGLKDGVEVAPLLKPANLLDFMKGVLKLFLSYRGWLRFSPPVFFPGGVGRIIGKVGMQLTMVEISKVEAVQVGTIAELPLRKTMVAAGIPRFYKANKR encoded by the coding sequence ATGCTAGCTGCTGCTAATTTGCCTTGTTGGCTGGAGGTGGATTTAGAAGCCTTAAAATATAATTATGAGTTAATTCGGGAAAGAATTGGCCCTCAAGTTAAATTGTTGGCGGTTGTTAAAGCTGATGCCTATGGACATGGTTTGGTACCTGTCAGTTTGTTTTTGGAAAAATTAGGGGTAGAAATGTTAGGGGTTACCACTGCTGAAGAGGGGCTGATACTGCGTACTGCTGGTGTTCGGGTGCCCATTTTGGTGTTTAGGCCTTTTTTCCCCGAGGAATTGGCTTTATATGTAGAACATGATTTAACGGCAACTATTGCTGATTTAGCTGCTGTTTTACAGGTAGAAAAATGGTTTGCTGAACATGAGGGTAAATTAAAAGTACATTTGAAAGTGGAGACAGGTTTGGGCCGTTATGGGCTTTGGCCGAAAGAAGTTGTACCTGCTGCTCAAAGATTATTACAAATTCCCGAGGTAAATATTGAAGGGGTTTATTCCCATTTGGCGTCTGCTATGCAGAAAAATAAAAGCTATGCTAAGCGACAATTCAAATTATTCGGGCAGGCTTGTCAGGCTTTGGAGGAAATAGGTCTAAAGAATTTTATTAGACATATAGCTAATAGTGCTGCGGTTTTGGATTTGCCGGAAATGTATTTGGAAATGGTGCGAGTGGGAACCTTGCTTTATGGTCAGTATCCAGAACCCCGACAAAGAAAAATTGTCGAATTAAAGGAAACAGGGACCTTTAAGGCGAAGGTGGTTTATATTAGGGATTTACCTCGCGGTTATACGGTTGGTTATCAGCGTGCTTTTAAAACTCGTCGGACTACTCCGGTAGCGGTTTTGCCGGTGGGATTAAAAGATGGAGTGGAGGTAGCTCCTTTATTAAAACCAGCTAATCTGTTGGATTTTATGAAAGGTGTTTTGAAGCTTTTTTTAAGTTACCGAGGCTGGTTAAGGTTTTCACCCCCTGTGTTTTTTCCCGGGGGGGTAGGGCGAATTATCGGTAAAGTAGGTATGCAGCTTACTATGGTAGAAATTTCAAAAGTCGAGGCTGTACAAGTAGGTACTATTGCAGAATTGCCTTTGCGGAAGACGATGGTCGCCGCTGGTATTCCTAGATTCTATAAAGCCAATAAGCGGTGA